In Actinomycetota bacterium, the following are encoded in one genomic region:
- the dxs gene encoding 1-deoxy-D-xylulose-5-phosphate synthase, whose translation MGLLDGIGSPEDLRRLAPEAMPALADEIRAVLVDQVTRSGGHLGPNLGVVELTIALHRVFRSPGDAILFDTGHQAYVHKMLTGRQTGFGRLRKQGGLSGYPSRAESPHDVIENSHASTSLAYADGIAKGWQRSGELGQRHVVAVIGDGALTGGMAWEALNNIAAAKDRPVVIVVNDNERSYSTTIGGLAHHLATLRTTRGYERFLLWGKRFLRRTPVVGPPVYETLHGVKKGIKDVVAPQGMFEDLGLKYVGPVDGHDVAALEHALRRAKGYAGPVIVHAITEKGHGYRPAVEDEADRFHSVAACDPDTGLPPAGGATSWTAVFAATLVELGRERDDIVAITAAMPGPTGLDVFGRAFPGRCYDVGIAEQHAVTSAAGLAFTGLHPVVAVYATFLNRAYDQVLLDVALHRAPVTFALDRAGVTGEDGPSHNGVWDLALLSAVPGLRVAAPRDGDELAALLREAVGVDDGPTVVRFPKGAVPPAQPSLQRTGGCDLLRLPATSDTPADVLVVSVGGLAGLCLAVADRLADHGVSVTVLDPRWVLPVPAEVTARAAHHRLVVTVEDGVRMGGVGSAVALALQDAGVGTPVRCFGLPASFLAQGSRAEVLADNGLTAQDIARAVVEEVAHLDEYRAAPAGPLGALADEGHPADG comes from the coding sequence GTGGGCCTGCTCGACGGCATCGGCTCACCGGAGGACCTGCGCCGGCTGGCACCGGAGGCGATGCCCGCGCTCGCCGACGAGATCCGGGCAGTCCTGGTCGACCAGGTCACTCGATCCGGCGGGCACCTGGGGCCCAACCTCGGCGTCGTCGAGTTGACCATCGCGCTGCATCGGGTGTTCCGCTCCCCGGGTGACGCGATTCTGTTCGACACCGGCCACCAGGCGTACGTGCACAAGATGCTGACCGGCCGGCAGACCGGATTCGGCCGGCTCCGCAAGCAGGGCGGGCTGTCCGGCTACCCGTCACGGGCGGAGAGCCCGCACGACGTGATCGAGAACTCTCACGCGTCGACCTCGCTGGCCTACGCCGACGGGATCGCCAAGGGCTGGCAGCGCAGCGGCGAACTCGGTCAGCGGCACGTCGTCGCCGTGATCGGCGACGGCGCGCTGACCGGCGGGATGGCGTGGGAGGCGCTGAACAACATCGCCGCGGCCAAGGACCGGCCCGTGGTCATCGTGGTGAACGACAACGAGCGGTCCTACTCCACCACGATCGGCGGCCTGGCCCACCACCTGGCCACCCTGCGCACGACCCGCGGGTACGAGCGGTTCCTGCTGTGGGGCAAGCGTTTCCTGCGCCGTACGCCGGTCGTCGGGCCGCCGGTCTACGAGACGCTGCACGGGGTGAAGAAGGGCATCAAGGACGTCGTCGCGCCGCAGGGAATGTTCGAGGACCTGGGCCTGAAGTACGTCGGTCCGGTCGATGGGCACGACGTCGCGGCACTCGAACACGCGCTGCGCCGGGCCAAGGGTTACGCCGGTCCCGTGATCGTGCACGCGATCACCGAGAAGGGCCACGGGTACCGTCCTGCGGTCGAGGACGAGGCCGACCGGTTCCACTCGGTGGCGGCCTGCGACCCGGACACCGGTCTGCCGCCGGCCGGCGGCGCCACCAGCTGGACCGCCGTGTTCGCCGCCACCCTGGTCGAGCTGGGGCGGGAGCGCGACGACATCGTGGCGATCACCGCAGCGATGCCGGGTCCGACCGGTCTGGACGTCTTCGGGCGGGCGTTCCCGGGTCGCTGCTACGACGTCGGGATCGCCGAGCAGCACGCCGTGACCTCGGCCGCCGGGCTGGCGTTCACCGGCCTGCACCCGGTCGTCGCGGTCTACGCGACCTTCCTCAACCGGGCGTACGACCAGGTGCTGCTGGACGTGGCGCTGCACCGCGCTCCGGTGACGTTCGCCCTCGACCGCGCCGGCGTGACCGGCGAAGACGGGCCCAGCCACAACGGCGTCTGGGACCTGGCCCTGCTGTCGGCCGTTCCCGGCTTGCGAGTCGCCGCGCCCCGTGACGGGGACGAGTTGGCGGCGCTGCTGCGTGAGGCGGTCGGTGTCGACGACGGCCCGACCGTCGTCCGGTTCCCGAAAGGGGCGGTGCCGCCTGCCCAGCCGAGCCTGCAGCGTACGGGCGGCTGTGATCTCCTCCGGCTGCCGGCGACGTCGGACACCCCGGCCGACGTGCTGGTGGTGAGCGTGGGCGGCCTGGCCGGGCTGTGCCTCGCCGTGGCCGACCGGCTGGCCGACCACGGCGTCTCGGTCACCGTCCTCGACCCCCGCTGGGTGCTGCCGGTGCCGGCCGAGGTGACGGCCCGAGCGGCCCACCACCGGCTCGTGGTGACCGTCGAGGACGGTGTGCGGATGGGTGGGGTCGGCAGCGCCGTCGCCCTGGCCCTGCAGGACGCCGGGGTCGGGACACCGGTCCGTTGCTTCGGCCTGCCTGCGTCGTTCCTGGCTCAGGGCAGCCGGGCCGAGGTGCTCGCCGACAACGGTTTGACGGCCCAGGACATCGCCCGCGCGGTCGTCGAAGAGGTCGCGCATCTGGACGAGTACCGCGCCGCTCCGGCCGGTCCGCTCGGCGCCCTCGCCGACGAAGGCCACCCGGCCGACGGCTGA
- a CDS encoding FTR1 family protein, translating to MTYAYPNFLIGLREGLEASLVVGILVAYLVRTGNRRKLPWVWAGIGLALVLSLSFGALLTFTSRSLTFEAQEAFGGVLSIIAVGFVTWMVFWMRRASRQLKGELQGQLAAALDAGAFALALVAFLAVGREGLETALFLWTNTQAAGTSSGTGPIIGAILGLLVAVVLGWLIYRGALKLNLAVFFRWTGALLILIAAGVLSYGVHDLQEAGILPGLNSLAFDVSSAVPPSSWYGTLLKGIFNFSPATTWLELVAWVGYLVPVMVLYFRPYRPAAPATPNPRAESHSPASA from the coding sequence ATGACCTACGCGTACCCGAACTTCCTCATCGGGCTCCGGGAAGGGCTCGAAGCCTCGCTGGTGGTGGGCATCCTCGTGGCCTACCTGGTACGTACCGGCAACCGCCGCAAGCTGCCGTGGGTCTGGGCCGGGATCGGGCTGGCCCTGGTCCTGTCGCTGTCGTTCGGTGCCCTGCTGACCTTCACCTCCCGCTCGCTGACGTTCGAGGCGCAGGAGGCGTTCGGCGGCGTCCTGTCGATCATCGCGGTCGGATTCGTGACCTGGATGGTCTTCTGGATGCGGCGCGCGTCACGCCAACTCAAGGGCGAGTTGCAGGGACAGCTGGCCGCGGCCCTCGACGCCGGCGCGTTCGCCCTCGCGCTGGTCGCCTTCCTCGCCGTCGGCCGTGAGGGACTCGAAACGGCTCTGTTCCTCTGGACGAACACTCAGGCGGCCGGGACGTCTTCTGGCACAGGGCCGATCATCGGCGCGATCCTCGGTCTGCTGGTCGCCGTCGTCCTGGGCTGGCTGATCTACCGCGGGGCGCTGAAGCTCAACCTCGCCGTGTTCTTCCGCTGGACCGGCGCGCTGCTCATCCTCATCGCCGCGGGGGTCCTGTCGTACGGCGTACACGACCTGCAGGAGGCGGGGATCCTGCCGGGGCTGAACTCGCTCGCGTTCGACGTCAGCAGCGCCGTTCCGCCGTCGAGCTGGTACGGCACGCTGCTCAAGGGAATCTTCAACTTCTCGCCGGCCACCACGTGGCTCGAACTGGTGGCCTGGGTCGGCTACCTAGTCCCGGTCATGGTGCTGTACTTCCGGCCGTACCGTCCCGCCGCACCCGCCACACCGAACCCCCGGGCCGAGTCGCACTCCCCTGCTTCGGCTTGA
- a CDS encoding DUF3000 domain-containing protein: MTYPQGPDARPSADPDAPLSFRTALASLGTVRYRDEIDVHEAPAPHRLAPYAVALVAEIVDDDEEVASGRLVVLHDPAGHEAWDGTFRVVAFVRARLEPEMASDPLLPDVGWTWVRESLDSAVADERVLGGTVTRTSSVSFGAMAERPVEGQIEIRASWTPAGPDLAPHAQAWADLLATAAGLPPVPQGVASLPGPRRR; this comes from the coding sequence GTGACGTACCCGCAGGGCCCGGACGCTCGCCCGTCGGCCGACCCCGACGCTCCGCTGAGCTTCCGCACCGCGTTGGCGTCGCTGGGCACGGTGCGGTACCGCGACGAGATCGACGTCCACGAGGCCCCGGCGCCGCATCGGCTCGCGCCGTACGCCGTCGCCCTCGTGGCCGAGATCGTCGACGACGACGAGGAGGTGGCCAGCGGCCGCCTGGTCGTGCTGCACGATCCGGCCGGTCACGAGGCATGGGACGGCACCTTCCGCGTCGTGGCCTTCGTGCGGGCCCGCCTCGAGCCGGAAATGGCCTCCGATCCGCTGCTGCCGGACGTCGGCTGGACCTGGGTCCGGGAGTCGCTGGACAGCGCAGTCGCCGACGAGCGCGTCCTGGGCGGCACGGTCACCCGAACCAGCTCGGTGTCCTTCGGCGCGATGGCCGAGCGTCCGGTCGAAGGACAGATCGAGATCCGGGCGTCCTGGACCCCGGCCGGACCCGACCTTGCCCCCCACGCCCAGGCGTGGGCCGACCTGCTCGCGACCGCCGCCGGCCTGCCCCCGGTCCCGCAAGGCGTCGCGTCCCTGCCGGGGCCACGGCGCCGCTGA
- a CDS encoding response regulator transcription factor, with protein sequence MSRHRFTAMVVSSSPQRRVAMVARLRGLGAREVVEAASAAEARVRGRTEGAHDLCVVDASLPDSPVLPLLQDLRQVGWKRIVVLTGRDDPYAVRAALAAGVRGYVVIPESTGPAGATAVVPRSRQRTGTPDELSAREVEVLQLVSDGRSNKQVGEELGLSALTVKSHLARIARKLGTGDRAEMVALAMRSGLVR encoded by the coding sequence ATGTCCCGCCACCGCTTCACCGCGATGGTGGTCAGTTCCTCGCCGCAACGACGGGTCGCGATGGTCGCCCGGTTGCGTGGCCTCGGTGCCCGCGAGGTCGTCGAGGCGGCCAGTGCGGCCGAGGCACGGGTGCGGGGCCGCACCGAAGGCGCCCACGATCTGTGCGTCGTCGACGCATCACTGCCGGACTCCCCCGTCCTGCCGCTGCTGCAGGATCTGCGCCAGGTGGGCTGGAAGCGGATCGTGGTGCTCACCGGCCGGGACGACCCCTACGCGGTACGCGCCGCGCTGGCCGCCGGGGTCCGGGGCTACGTCGTGATCCCGGAGAGCACCGGCCCGGCCGGCGCCACAGCCGTCGTCCCGCGCAGCCGGCAGCGCACGGGCACGCCGGACGAGTTGTCGGCCCGCGAAGTCGAAGTGCTCCAACTGGTTTCGGATGGTCGCAGCAACAAGCAGGTCGGCGAGGAACTCGGCCTGTCCGCTCTGACGGTCAAGAGCCACCTCGCCCGGATCGCCCGGAAGCTGGGGACCGGGGACCGGGCCGAGATGGTGGCGTTGGCGATGCGATCCGGTCTGGTTCGCTGA
- a CDS encoding class I SAM-dependent RNA methyltransferase: MQPGAEFVVEVGPVAHGGHCVARHDGQVVFVRHALPGERVRVVVTGVGARGRYLRADAVAVLAGAAGRRTPPCPHAGPGRCGGCDWQHAVPELQRDLKAAVVREQLERLGGVHGPLVDAIQVEPVAGDDGGLGWRSRVRWGVDEDGRPGLRRHRSHDLEVIEHCPLVTAGVDRTGASRTRWPAAQEVHVVASAVGDRVVTATPAGSPQPALSGDVVVHTGGPAPRVRERAAGRTWRVSATGFWQAHPGAADAFVAAVAAYLQPRPGEHLLDLYCGVGLFAGALAASLGPGGRVDAVEADGQACADARRNLHDLPTVRLHHDRVERWWTSRAAPKRCDLVVLDPPRSGAGEAVLRGLVRRRPRAVAYVACDPAALARDVRTMGSFGYVLQAVRAFDAFPNTHHLECVALLTKTGSDLR; this comes from the coding sequence CTGCAACCCGGTGCCGAGTTCGTCGTCGAGGTCGGACCGGTGGCGCACGGCGGTCACTGTGTGGCGCGGCACGACGGTCAGGTGGTCTTCGTCCGGCACGCGCTGCCGGGGGAGCGGGTCCGGGTGGTGGTCACCGGCGTCGGGGCCCGCGGCCGTTACCTGCGAGCCGACGCCGTCGCCGTGCTCGCCGGCGCGGCCGGGCGCCGTACGCCGCCCTGCCCGCACGCCGGACCAGGGCGCTGCGGCGGCTGCGACTGGCAGCACGCGGTGCCCGAACTGCAGCGCGACCTCAAGGCCGCCGTCGTCCGTGAACAGTTGGAGCGCCTCGGTGGCGTTCACGGCCCGCTGGTCGATGCGATCCAGGTCGAACCTGTCGCCGGTGACGACGGCGGTCTCGGCTGGCGCTCGCGGGTGCGCTGGGGTGTGGACGAGGACGGCAGGCCGGGGCTTCGACGCCACCGTTCGCACGACCTCGAGGTGATCGAGCACTGTCCGCTGGTGACCGCCGGAGTCGACCGGACGGGGGCAAGCCGTACCCGCTGGCCCGCGGCGCAGGAGGTGCACGTCGTGGCGTCGGCGGTGGGCGACCGGGTGGTCACGGCTACTCCCGCGGGGTCACCGCAACCGGCCTTGTCCGGCGATGTCGTCGTGCACACCGGCGGGCCGGCGCCTCGGGTGCGCGAGCGCGCCGCCGGACGGACCTGGCGGGTGAGCGCCACCGGCTTCTGGCAGGCCCATCCCGGTGCCGCCGACGCGTTCGTTGCTGCTGTCGCGGCGTACCTGCAACCGCGTCCCGGCGAGCATCTGCTCGATCTCTATTGCGGCGTCGGGCTTTTCGCCGGTGCGCTGGCGGCATCACTGGGGCCGGGCGGGCGGGTCGACGCGGTCGAGGCGGACGGGCAGGCGTGCGCCGACGCGCGACGCAATCTGCACGACCTGCCGACCGTCCGGCTGCACCACGACCGCGTCGAACGGTGGTGGACGTCGCGCGCTGCCCCGAAGCGCTGCGACCTGGTCGTCCTCGACCCACCGCGTAGCGGCGCGGGTGAGGCCGTGCTGCGCGGCCTGGTACGCCGCCGTCCGCGGGCCGTCGCGTACGTCGCGTGCGACCCCGCCGCGCTGGCTCGCGACGTCCGGACGATGGGCAGCTTCGGGTATGTCCTGCAGGCGGTCCGAGCCTTCGACGCCTTCCCGAACACTCACCACCTGGAGTGCGTCGCCTTGCTCACGAAGACCGGCTCCGACCTGCGGTGA
- a CDS encoding ribonuclease D, which produces MSDVAVAGDEPPTPPHSPATAPTAVPLLAPRDGVPPVVCDPEDLQLAVRRLAAGSGPVAVDAERASGYRYGQRAYLVQLRRAGAGTVLIDPVPLRDLSAVGAALATTEWVVHAASQDLPCLAELGMRPSSVFDTELAGRLLGHSRVGLGALVESELGLLLEKGHAAADWSTRPLPEPWLRYAALDVEVLVELRDVLATQLAEQGKTGWAEQEFAAIVAAGPPPPRVDPWRRTSGLHRIRSRRQLAVARSLWEARDRAGQARDISPGRVLPDLAIVAAALAMPSSEAALVALPEFAGRGQRRHSRLWWEAVERALAEPEAALPANSRVPVGPPPARAWPDRDPAAAGRLAACRAAMAELSERWATPVENLLAPDTLRRLCWTPPDPIDAGTVADHFRQHGARPWQVELITGPVVAALTAAAQPPD; this is translated from the coding sequence ATGAGTGACGTGGCGGTAGCCGGCGACGAACCGCCCACCCCACCGCACTCCCCCGCCACAGCTCCGACAGCCGTTCCGCTGCTGGCACCGCGTGACGGTGTCCCGCCGGTGGTGTGCGATCCGGAAGACCTGCAGCTCGCCGTACGACGCTTGGCCGCCGGCAGCGGCCCGGTGGCGGTCGATGCCGAGCGGGCGTCGGGTTACCGCTACGGGCAGCGGGCGTACCTCGTCCAGCTGCGCCGGGCAGGCGCCGGCACGGTGCTCATCGACCCCGTGCCACTGCGGGACCTCTCGGCGGTCGGCGCGGCCCTCGCCACCACGGAGTGGGTGGTCCACGCCGCCTCGCAGGACCTGCCGTGCCTGGCCGAACTGGGGATGCGGCCGTCCAGCGTGTTCGACACCGAGCTGGCCGGCCGGCTGCTCGGCCACTCGCGGGTGGGGCTCGGCGCGCTCGTGGAATCCGAACTCGGTCTGCTCCTGGAGAAGGGTCACGCGGCGGCTGACTGGTCGACCCGGCCGCTGCCCGAACCCTGGCTGCGGTATGCCGCACTCGATGTCGAGGTTCTGGTCGAACTGCGCGACGTCCTGGCGACCCAACTGGCCGAGCAAGGGAAGACCGGCTGGGCCGAACAGGAGTTCGCCGCGATCGTGGCCGCTGGACCGCCGCCGCCCCGGGTGGATCCGTGGCGACGGACGTCCGGCCTCCACCGGATCCGGAGCCGGCGCCAGCTCGCGGTGGCCCGGTCGCTGTGGGAGGCCCGCGACCGCGCCGGCCAGGCACGCGACATCAGCCCCGGCCGCGTGCTGCCCGACCTCGCGATCGTCGCTGCCGCACTGGCGATGCCGTCCTCCGAAGCGGCCCTCGTCGCGCTGCCCGAGTTCGCCGGACGGGGCCAGCGGCGGCACAGCCGGCTGTGGTGGGAGGCCGTCGAACGCGCGCTCGCCGAACCCGAGGCCGCCTTGCCGGCGAACAGCCGGGTCCCGGTCGGTCCGCCGCCGGCGCGCGCGTGGCCTGATCGCGACCCCGCGGCCGCCGGCCGGCTGGCGGCGTGCCGGGCGGCCATGGCGGAACTGTCGGAGCGGTGGGCCACCCCGGTCGAGAACCTGCTCGCGCCCGACACCCTGCGCCGGCTGTGCTGGACCCCGCCGGACCCCATCGACGCCGGCACGGTCGCGGACCACTTCCGTCAGCACGGCGCGCGGCCGTGGCAGGTCGAGCTGATCACCGGCCCGGTCGTGGCCGCCTTGACCGCCGCCGCGCAACCACCTGACTGA
- a CDS encoding DMT family transporter: MPIVLALLCSLSWGTSDFLGGTLSRRRAALAVVGGSQAFGLAFMLLIASTSGSWSTDRGYVGWAILASVTGVGGLLCFYPALAAGTMGIVAPIAALGVLVPLAAGLLRGEAPGGPAVLGIVLAVAGVVLASGPELSGGAPRRPILLASAAAALFGLSLLALAHGSETSAIMTMTGMRITTFVFFLAVLLAVRNVGGLRPVDLPLLATTGLLDVLANLAYGLASTEGLLSIVSVLGSMYPVVTVVLAWWFHGERLRAVQYAGVGSVVAGIVLIAAGDVLG; this comes from the coding sequence GTGCCCATCGTCCTGGCGTTGCTGTGCAGCCTGTCCTGGGGCACCTCGGATTTCCTCGGCGGCACCCTCAGTCGTCGCCGCGCCGCGCTGGCCGTGGTCGGCGGCTCCCAGGCGTTCGGTCTGGCGTTCATGCTGCTCATCGCGTCGACGTCGGGATCCTGGTCCACCGACCGTGGCTACGTGGGCTGGGCGATTCTGGCGAGCGTGACCGGCGTCGGCGGTCTGTTGTGTTTCTACCCGGCGCTCGCGGCCGGGACGATGGGCATCGTCGCGCCGATCGCCGCCCTGGGCGTCCTGGTCCCGCTGGCCGCCGGCTTGCTGCGCGGCGAGGCGCCGGGCGGGCCGGCGGTTCTGGGGATCGTGCTGGCGGTCGCCGGCGTCGTCCTCGCCTCCGGCCCGGAACTGTCCGGCGGTGCCCCGCGGCGGCCGATCCTGCTCGCGTCGGCGGCCGCTGCCCTGTTCGGGCTGTCCCTGCTCGCCCTCGCCCACGGCAGCGAGACCTCGGCGATCATGACGATGACCGGGATGCGCATCACCACGTTCGTGTTCTTCCTCGCCGTACTGCTGGCGGTCCGCAACGTCGGGGGGCTGCGGCCGGTGGACCTGCCGTTGCTGGCCACCACCGGACTGCTCGACGTCCTCGCCAACCTGGCGTACGGCCTGGCGTCCACCGAGGGCCTGCTGTCGATCGTGTCGGTGCTGGGCTCCATGTACCCGGTCGTCACCGTGGTGCTGGCCTGGTGGTTCCACGGTGAGCGGCTCCGCGCGGTGCAGTACGCCGGGGTCGGCTCCGTCGTGGCGGGCATCGTGCTGATCGCTGCTGGCGACGTCCTCGGCTGA
- the acnA gene encoding aconitate hydratase AcnA, producing MASKDSFGARGTLESGGTSYEIFRIAAVDGSQRLPFTHKVLLENLLRTEDGANVTAAQISSLGSWDPTSEPTEEIQFSPARVIMQDFTGVPCVVDLATMREAVRDLGGDPARINPLAPAELVIDHSVIADHFGTPQALDLNVSLEYERNRERYQFLRWGQTAFDEFKVVPPGTGIVHQVNIEHLARVVMVRNGQAYPDSCVGTDSHTTMVNGLGVLGWGVGGIEAEAAMLGQPVSMLIPRVVGFKLSGELPAGATATDLVLTITEMLRQHGVVGKFVEFYGSGVAAVSLANRATIGNMSPEYGSTAAIFPVDDETLAYLRLTGRDEAQVALIEAYAKAQGLWHDSAHEPVYSEYLELDLGQVVPSLAGPKRPQDRVALAAARTSFREALTNYTGDGVQTALDEGVAETFPASDPVAVDVAEPAPVVHSAAHGSNGRPSRPTQVQFADGRSCVIDHGAVVIAAITSCTNTSNPEVMIGAGLLAKNAVERGLVTKPWVKTTLGPGSKVVTDYYDKAGLTPYLDKLGFNVVGYGCTTCIGNSGPLPDEVSAAVNASDLAVVSVLSGNRNFEGRINPDVKMNYLASPPLVVAYALAGSMDIDITTEPLGTDPAGKPVYLTDVWPTAQQVQAVIDSCIDAEMFSSKYADVFAGDSRWQELPTPRGNTFDWNGDSTYIRKPPYFEGMPLQPQPVSDLTGARVLAKLGDSVTTDHISPAGSIKADSPAGRYLQEHGVAKSDFNSYGSRRGNHEVMIRGTFANIRLRNQLLDGVEGGYTVDLLDPAKPQVFIYDAAQSYAAAGVPLVILAGKEYGSGSSRDWAAKGTALLGVKAVIAESYERIHRSNLIGMGVLPLQYLPGQDAAVLGLTGEETFAVSGVVELNEGRIPRQVAVEAVKEDGTVTEFTATLRIDTPGEADYYRHGGILQYVLRSLL from the coding sequence ATGGCGAGCAAGGACAGCTTCGGTGCCCGGGGCACACTCGAATCCGGCGGGACGTCGTACGAGATCTTCCGGATCGCTGCGGTCGACGGCTCGCAGCGGCTGCCCTTCACTCACAAGGTGTTGCTGGAGAACCTGTTGCGCACCGAGGACGGTGCCAACGTCACCGCCGCGCAGATCTCCTCGCTCGGGTCGTGGGACCCGACGTCGGAGCCGACCGAGGAGATCCAGTTCTCGCCGGCCCGGGTGATCATGCAGGACTTCACCGGCGTGCCGTGTGTGGTCGACCTCGCCACCATGCGGGAAGCGGTGCGTGACCTCGGCGGCGATCCGGCGCGCATCAACCCGCTGGCCCCGGCCGAGCTGGTGATCGACCACTCCGTCATCGCCGACCACTTCGGCACCCCGCAGGCCCTCGACCTCAACGTCAGCCTCGAATACGAGCGCAACCGCGAGCGGTATCAGTTCCTGCGCTGGGGGCAGACGGCGTTCGACGAGTTCAAGGTCGTGCCACCCGGCACCGGCATCGTGCACCAGGTCAACATCGAACACCTGGCCCGCGTGGTGATGGTCCGCAACGGCCAGGCGTACCCGGACAGCTGCGTCGGGACCGACTCGCACACCACGATGGTCAACGGGCTGGGCGTCCTCGGTTGGGGCGTGGGCGGTATTGAGGCCGAGGCCGCCATGCTCGGGCAGCCGGTGTCGATGCTCATCCCGCGCGTCGTGGGTTTCAAACTCAGCGGAGAACTGCCGGCCGGCGCGACGGCGACCGACCTCGTGCTCACCATCACCGAGATGCTGCGACAGCACGGGGTCGTCGGGAAGTTCGTGGAGTTCTACGGTTCCGGTGTCGCCGCCGTCTCCCTGGCCAACCGCGCGACCATCGGAAACATGAGCCCGGAGTACGGCTCGACCGCCGCGATCTTCCCGGTCGACGACGAGACGCTGGCGTACCTGCGGCTCACCGGCCGCGACGAGGCCCAGGTCGCGTTGATCGAGGCGTACGCCAAGGCGCAGGGCCTGTGGCACGACTCGGCCCACGAACCGGTGTACTCGGAGTACCTGGAACTGGATCTCGGGCAGGTCGTCCCGTCGTTGGCCGGACCGAAGCGTCCGCAGGACCGCGTGGCGTTGGCGGCTGCTCGCACCAGCTTCCGCGAGGCCCTCACCAACTACACCGGCGACGGCGTGCAGACCGCCCTCGACGAGGGCGTGGCCGAGACGTTCCCGGCCAGCGACCCGGTGGCGGTCGACGTCGCCGAGCCGGCGCCGGTGGTCCACTCCGCGGCGCACGGCTCGAACGGTCGTCCGTCCCGGCCGACGCAGGTCCAGTTCGCCGACGGCCGCAGCTGCGTGATCGACCACGGCGCGGTCGTGATCGCGGCCATCACGTCGTGCACCAACACCTCCAACCCCGAGGTGATGATCGGTGCGGGCCTGCTGGCGAAGAACGCCGTCGAGCGCGGCCTGGTGACCAAACCGTGGGTCAAGACCACGCTCGGCCCCGGATCCAAGGTCGTCACGGACTACTACGACAAGGCGGGCCTGACGCCGTACCTGGACAAGCTCGGGTTCAACGTCGTCGGGTACGGCTGCACGACCTGCATCGGCAACTCCGGCCCGCTGCCGGACGAGGTCAGCGCCGCGGTCAACGCCAGCGACCTCGCCGTGGTCAGTGTGTTGTCGGGCAACCGGAACTTCGAGGGCCGGATCAATCCCGACGTGAAGATGAACTACCTGGCCTCGCCGCCGCTGGTCGTCGCGTACGCGCTGGCCGGTTCCATGGACATCGACATCACCACCGAGCCGCTGGGTACCGACCCCGCCGGCAAGCCGGTGTACCTCACCGACGTCTGGCCGACCGCGCAGCAGGTGCAGGCGGTCATCGATTCGTGTATCGACGCGGAGATGTTCTCCAGCAAGTACGCCGACGTGTTCGCCGGTGACAGCCGGTGGCAGGAACTGCCGACCCCGCGGGGGAACACGTTCGACTGGAACGGTGACTCCACGTACATCCGGAAGCCGCCGTACTTCGAGGGCATGCCGCTGCAGCCCCAACCGGTGTCCGACCTCACCGGTGCCCGGGTGCTGGCCAAGCTGGGCGACTCGGTCACCACGGACCACATCTCGCCGGCGGGCTCCATCAAAGCCGACTCGCCGGCCGGGCGGTACCTGCAGGAACACGGCGTCGCGAAATCGGACTTCAACTCCTACGGCTCCCGGCGAGGCAACCACGAGGTGATGATCCGGGGCACGTTCGCCAACATCCGGTTGCGCAACCAGTTGCTGGACGGCGTCGAGGGCGGCTACACCGTCGACCTGCTCGACCCGGCCAAGCCGCAGGTCTTCATCTACGACGCTGCGCAGTCATACGCCGCCGCCGGAGTGCCGCTGGTGATCCTGGCAGGCAAGGAGTACGGGTCCGGCTCGTCGCGTGACTGGGCGGCGAAGGGCACCGCACTGCTGGGCGTGAAAGCGGTGATCGCCGAGTCCTACGAGCGGATCCACCGCTCCAACCTGATCGGGATGGGCGTCCTGCCGCTGCAGTACCTGCCGGGTCAGGATGCTGCCGTGCTGGGACTGACCGGCGAGGAGACGTTCGCGGTCAGCGGTGTGGTCGAACTCAACGAGGGCCGCATTCCCCGGCAGGTTGCGGTGGAGGCGGTCAAGGAGGACGGCACGGTCACCGAGTTCACCGCCACGCTGCGGATCGACACCCCCGGTGAGGCGGACTACTACCGCCACGGCGGGATCCTGCAGTACGTCCTGCGGTCCCTGCTGTGA